The proteins below come from a single Eucalyptus grandis isolate ANBG69807.140 chromosome 3, ASM1654582v1, whole genome shotgun sequence genomic window:
- the LOC104436534 gene encoding vacuolar protein sorting-associated protein 32 homolog 2: MFGWMCRLFKKLKLGIDAQPLTPRDKLKKTLEKLKKKAQTYKKKASQEVKKAKKSFRARDRGAANLCLKRKSLYEQQIELLGNSQFQIEELIIKLEGVKTTTETVDALKIGAAAMQEMQKATNIDDGDKNMDETKEVMTNVKLIQASLRTPSGAATEFNEDKVEAKLKEREGADPVPQRTAEKDELADSQAEMAL, encoded by the exons ATGTTTGGCTGGATGTGCCGGCTTTTTAAGAAACTTAAGCTGGGGATCGACGCTCAGCCTCTCACCCCGAGGGATAAGTTGAAGAAG ACACTCGAAAAGCTGAAGAAAAAAGCGCAGACTTACAAAAAGAAGGCTTCTCAAGAGGTTAAGAAAGCGAAGAAGTCTTTCAGAGCAAGAGATAGGGGGG CTGCAAATCTATGCTTGAAGAGGAAGAGCCTGTATGAACAGCAGATTGAGCTGCTTGGGAATTCCCAATTTCAGATTGAGGAACTG ATAATAAAGTTGGAAGGAGTAAAAACAACAACTGAAACTGTGGATGCTCTGAAAATTGGAGCAGCAGCAATGCAAGAAATGCAGAAGGCGAC AAATATTGATGATGGGGACAAGAACATGGATGAGACTAAAGAAGTAATGACAAACGTGAAACTAATTCAAGCTTCATTGCGAACTCCTTCTGGTGCAGCCACTGAGTTCAATGAG GATAAAGTTGAGGCAAAGCTCAAAGAACGGGAAGGAGCTGACCCTGTTCCTCAGAGGACAGCTGAGAAGGATGAACTTGCTGATTCGCAAGCTGAGATGGCACTTTGA